A window of Liolophura sinensis isolate JHLJ2023 chromosome 4, CUHK_Ljap_v2, whole genome shotgun sequence genomic DNA:
AGCCTAGTTCTGGAGTGGGTTTACTTTCATTCTGACGAACACAGCTGCAAGAGTTACGAAGTGAAACAGCCTCAGATATGTCAGATTTACAGTCATTAAGGAACATTTATCTCTGCTCACATGAGCATTATAACTTTCCAAGCATACAACGATGTGAACAGAATGTTCCCATAAATTAATAAACCTGATCTAAGATTGGCCTCACTAAACATAGTCCATGCTAATAACACAACCtgacaaaaaaattacactttcaGGGTCCACCCAATATTGCAGCCTCTTTGTCTTAGTCACGCGATCAATGTGGCCACTCAATTATGGGTGATAATCACTGGACTTGACCATACATCTGTCAGGATTTGGGCAATAAAGGTCATCACCTCAAGGTCATTCTTGTCAAAGCAGTATGGGGAAGGCGGCTCACTAACTGCTATCATATGGGCTGAGGGTTAAGAAATGTGATGATTTTTCATGAACAGATGTGACTGCCATGAACTAGTGACCCTTTTGGTTTGATGAGTATcacaacaggttagttaattacaCAAAACCACACGGCTAAAGTGGATTTATGCTAGGGAACCTTTCATTGATTATGTGGATGTACACAGCAGTAAATGTCACTCACCGTACATCCGTCTGTTTCACAATGAAACTCTAGCAACCGTGTTGCTTGAAATGAGAGTTACCCTCTCCACAACTAAGAAACGCCAAACCAACTTCCCCACTGATGGCCTTCAAAGTTCTAGTCAGAATGACTTTACTGTTTACATGGTAACATACTACTCCAAGAAAATTAAACGTAAGGATGTCACTGTAATGACATCAAAATATCGGAGCGAACTAAGATGAAGTCGAGTAGTAGTAATGCTAGTAGGACAACCTCATAATTCCAGACTGAACTGTGGAACAGTTTTCAACcattttaaacaaatgtatttaatagACATTATCTATTCTGAATCATGATATGCCCCCCGGCTCTCACCTTGAATATGTATTTCTCCTTTCATCCACCGTCTTGAAAAGCTGTTTCAGCTGTCAAATCGATAGAAGTCCGtaacgtgttgttgttgtcaagaATCATTTGACATTTCCCAGGTTACCTGATCATGTGCGTCGTGAGATTCTAATACAgcctacagctaaaaacaaTGCAACCTGACTACCTTACTTGGACTCCTCGGGCCGAAAAGTACAGACAAAGTGACCAGGCTTGTGTTCATGCATTTGACACATCTAAAAACCGGACGTTTTTATCAAGTCAAAAAAATCACACCGCAATCAGCATCAGAAAATACCTCTTCCGGTtacagaatatgcttaaatacgAGTGTGACTCGTATCTTTCTCCTACGACAGAAGGTTTCTGTAGAACAGAAAGGTCATCCTTTGAAATGAGCATGAAAGAATCTTTTGTACCTGTGGTATATAATTTGCATTTCCTGGTCGTGTCGGGCTACTTATGGAAAGAAATTTCTCAGGTGACAAGTCGGCTTAAATACAACGCACCTGTTAATTCACTTCCTTATGTACGAACTCCTAGAATGTACCATGAATGTGACTGTGTATATCCAGTGACGCATAAAGTGAAAGGGTTGAGGGATATTTGTTATATCAGAATTACCCACGTTCGACTTTCACAAATTCCATTACACAGAATCTGCAGAAATGTGTTCTCATGGTAGGCCTAATTCAGAAGAAATAAAGTACTTCAATCCGTCatttgtggatttatttatatatttaactgaTTTTAATTCTCATGCCATACccaaaaattttcacttatacgacggtggtcagtttaataggtggaggaaacaggagtgtcTGAAATAAACCACTGATCAAAAGGTCAGTtttactgacaaactctccTGCATGTGACAGATGGTTTCAGATTGGTGGAAGACTAGGTACATGTGCGTCATCATCCgttcattgtcaccaaggctccagaaaaaataaaagcagggaaatctacaaatttcttATCAAATGCCAGGTTTAAACCTGCGACTCGTAGCGACTGAAGAATGAATGTCTTTAAGTACTAGACCAGAGCGTTATCATTTGTACACAATCCTGATCCTTGTGAGAACCTTGTCAGTTTAGGCTGGCCATAATGTAACCTCTTCAGTATGCTGCCAGCCTAACTGCTACACTAAGTGTCTCATAAGCCTTCTGACATATCAGCGTAGCAatatctggatttgaaccatgAATGCGAAGGTAGAAATAGTCCAAACAATGCAGGTCAAATCTAATCAAATAATTCACAGCCTACTGTGACCACATTTATTAACACACATTTTGTACCAAACTATTCTTTGTAACAGGCCAATACATGTCACATTTAATGTGCTGCACCATTGtaacaccatgctgaagacCCCCGTCATGACACCACACTCAGTCTGAGTTGGCATATACTGATAATACACAGGTACTTGGCCTATTCCTTGacgtcagatttttttttttaattgtagtGGACAAACATGAAGCCAAAGGCCAATTGGACTTATCTTTCTTTGTACGACTGTTTGGTTGGGCTTTAATATTGCTTCAACATCGTACTCTATTTCTGTCACTTCTGTCACATTTAGATGCTGCCTCAATGGTACACTGTGACAAAGATATCCAGCACGACACTGTACTCAGTTATAGAGTACTGTGTCACTTTTCAACATCATATTTTGGTTCTGTCCCATCGAGAGAATGTCTTCTGGTAACTGGCAAGTCTTAAAGTATGGCGCTGACTCACTGCAACAACCAACATGACACCCAACAGTCCATAATGACACGACATCAACCAGTGCTTCCCATTATGTTCAATATCATGCCAGATAATCATCATGAAATGCATATCTTATAGCTTTTTACTTTTAGaacagaaatgatttttttttttttttgattggtgttttacgccgtactcaagaatatttcacttatatgacggcagccagcattatggtatgtggaaaccgggcagaggaaACAGAAATGAAGAGAAAGAGATGACAAACTTGAGTTCAAATTGAGGTCAACAAACTCTGCACTACATACACACCAGTAACAAAACCTGCATAACTTTCCAAATTTATGCTATCATTCATCCAATTCAAGATGAATCTGAACATACAAATGTCTTATTTGACATTAAGCAGAATTTCGGGTGGTTGATGAGGAATCATGCTCAGTAGATCTACCTCTTAGAATGAAAAGCCTTTTAAAAGGTTAGTAAGTCAGTCAGCAAATACCATTTCcaaatacaaaattgaagcCGAGTTCAGACTAGGTAAGGTTACAACACTTTGGGGGTTCTTAGCTAGCCCAAAAAAGGGAACCCTTAAGGATATTAAAAATTACCACTAAATTGGTGCCAGAGTTTGCTCCCTCCACTGATCCACAATTCATAATTTCAGAATATACCATGCGGTACAACTGACGCAGTAAAGATTGGCATCCATCAGTCTTTCACAGTTTCAAATGAAGAGACAAATTCATTACCATGAAAATGACTAAATATTTCCCTAAAATCACACATTTATAAACTTAAAAATCTAAATGCATTTCATGTCATCTTTTACTAAGGGTACTTAAATCACTGCCCGCTAAGCCAGTTAGCTCTTCCAGGTTTTATTTCTCATGAACATAAGCAAAAATTGCCTGATGTTCGAATCccaatttgtttttcacatactTCATGGAAACATCTTCAAAACCCACATTTTCTAAACACCACATGTAGTGCATGGGATCAGTAATAGCATTCTTTGTCAGTAATCCTCTTTTCTTTGCTTGTTTTAGTCGTTTCAGACTCAGTGTCGTCACCATCATGGAGTTTGGCTTCATCACGCGATAAAGCTCTGCGGCTCCGTCGATCATGTCACGCCAGAAATAATAACAGTTTACGTGGTACACACGATCAAACTTGTCGTGGTTGAACGGAAGTTTTTCAACTCTCGATAGCAACAGCTCTAGTTTCTTGTTGTGTATTTCCATGTATAACAATTCAGCCGTTTCAGTAAACATTCTTTCAGAGATGTCCACTCCGTATATTTTCCCCGGTCcgtctgaaaataaaaaaacaaaacaaaagaaacagaatGCTGTGTAAATTATTGCCTCAGTTTGACTTGGGGCTGTATAACCTTGTATTATCTGACAGGCATATATCACCACTAAGTgccttgtattttctgacaagtATACTTTGCCActaaataatttgtattttctgacagaCAACCTTCACCactaagtaccttgtattttctgtTGGACAAACTTCACCCctaagtaccttgtattttctgacaggcatacttcaccactaagtaccttgtattttctgacaagcatacttcaccactaagtaccttgtattttctgaccAGCATACTTCACCACTACATGCCTTGCATTTTCTGTTGGACAAACTTCACCACTAAGTgccttgtattttctgacaagcatacttcaccactaagAACCTTGTACTCTCTGACCGgcatacttcaccactaagtaccttgtattttctgaccagcatacttcaccactaagTGCCTTGTATATTCCTAAAGgcatacttcaccactaagtaccttgtattt
This region includes:
- the LOC135464782 gene encoding uncharacterized methyltransferase YdaC-like, producing the protein MWQRLADSISAQLAHPKGGPIGWYVKYLFKKVNKPLSQSAVDLCNIQPHHNVLEVGFGTGEGLKCACQKIQDGPGKIYGVDISERMFTETAELLYMEIHNKKLELLLSRVEKLPFNHDKFDRVYHVNCYYFWRDMIDGAAELYRVMKPNSMMVTTLSLKRLKQAKKRGLLTKNAITDPMHYMWCLENVGFEDVSMKYVKNKLGFEHQAIFAYVHEK